The Virgibacillus sp. SK37 region CAGGCAAATTTTCTTACCAATAAAAGCAAAACAATGAAGAAGAACAATTGCATGAGCATGTCGCCGACATGAAAGCCACCAAGTGCGGCATAAATAGTTGAATACTCAGTGAATGCTTGCACAGAATTCACTCCTTTCACTTCTTAATTAGTGAATTACATATATAATCATGTTCGATAATTAATAAGTATAAACAACGGCGAAGGTTCTATGGAAGATGATCTTCGCCATTTGAGTGTTGTATCTATTTAACTACATTACCATTAATGCGATAACTACCGCGATGATCGGCATTGCCTCAACCAAACCTACACCAATAAACATAGTTGTTTGAAGTTGACCTTTTAGTTCAGGTTGACGAGCAATCCCTTCAACTGTACGACTCACGATTAAACCGTTACCTACACCAGCACCTAATGCACCTAATCCTACTGCGATTGCAGCTGCTAAAGCTCCCATAATATAAATCCTCCTCAAAATAGTTGTATAAGTTTTTTAAAAAATAATTTCCGGTTTCAATAGAGTTACTATTAAAACTGGTTAATTAACATAATTAGTGATCTTCGCTTACTTTATGTGACATGTAAACCATTGCCAACATGGTGAAGATAAATGCCTGTATTCCTCCAATAAACACACTGAATCCTTGCCAAGCCAAGAATGGTATTGCTCCTCCAAGGAAGCCCAACACACCTGAAGTTGTTAAACCTACTAATAGAGATAACAGTACTTCACCAGCATACAAGTTACCGAACAAACGCAAACCAAGTGTTAACGTGTTCGCAAATTCTTCCACAATCTTAATTGGAAATAAAAATGGTAGTGGACGGAAATAGTCTTTTACATACTCACTTCCACCTCTTAACTTAATTCCATAGAAATGGGACAGTACAATAACCATTGATGATAGGGTTAAAGTAATTCCCGGGTCAGCTGTAGGTGATTTCCACCATACATCATGGCCGACAACTCCATTTGTTGCTACCCCCAGCAGGTTTCCAACTAAAATATATGTGAACAGTGTCAATGCCAATGGAAGAAATAGCTTACCAGTCTTCCAATCCATCGTGTCATTAATAATGCCTTTTACGAAGTCCAGAACCCACTCCATAACATTTTGTGCACCGGTTGGCTTCATTTGAAGTTTTCTGGCACCCAATACACAAAGGACAAAAACAATGAGTGATGTGATAAACATCATTAATACATTCGACATATTGAAATCCAGCCAGGAAATTCCAAATACATCTTCTACTATCGGTGCTGTATGATCCACCTTATTCACCCCTCTTTCATGTATTAATTCTTATTCTTAAAAATAGCAAAATCTATCATAATGACCAGGTAGGATGTCATTAATCCAATTAGAACGGAAATGATATGAAAGTACGTGTCAAAACGCATTGCGATGATGATTACTAATGCTGCTGCCGCAAACCTCGAAACAGTACCGAGCCCTCTTGCAGGCTGCTTATCCGCAACCGCATCTGTAAAGTCGGCTATTTTCTTCTGCAGTAGATATAAATTGTAGAAACTTACTGAACTTCCTAATAAAAGACCTAGGAAAATGCGGGAGTATGGCGTGAATCCAGCTCCGAGTACGAGCAGTGCAAGAAGGTAGAACATCCATTTTCGCTGACGTGCTATCATGTTTTCATATTGCGACATAATTCCCTCTTCTCTCGTATTTTTTGCAGAATTCTCACAAGAATAGTTTTTCTTGCTTTCACCTCATAGAAAGCTAAATTGCGCATTTTTCACAATAGCTTATAAAAAAATATAGGAAGTGTGCGGAAAGTCACAGCAACTGTAAAAAGAACTCGATATAATATGTATATCTTTATCATATATTAGAGAAATTCCCTATCTATTAATGAAACCCCTTACTAGTCCACACTAAGCAAGTGTACATGAGCACAACCCTATTGTCAATTGGTTTTAGCTTAGTTTTCACTTGCATATTACTTCCAATATTTTTTGAATATACTGGTAGAAACAATCCTGTTTACTAGGCAGCATTTTGCTAAACATCTTGTCCTATTTAATACATTTCATACCTCTGGGTAATTTGGATCTTTTCCTGTTTTTGCCATTATGGATCATGCACCAAGGGGTATTCCTCCATTTGGATTGTCAATCTGGAAATGACACTGAAATCCCCCTATCATTATAAAGGAAATCCTACTATATTTAAGTGACGTTTTTGTGAACACTTTTTGAACTTCTCCATTTAAAATATAGAATATTATTTCCAGTTGAATTAACCCCTATTTGATAAGTTTTTGGAGGTGACGCAAGATATTTAATATCGGTGATCCGTCATCGTAAGAGGTAATTATCTGCCGCAGAATAACCTCCTGCCACAGAAAGGCTTCTATGGCAAGGAGGTTAGAGCATGACTTCTTTGAAAAAGATGATTTTTTATTTGCAGTTATAAGTGTTTAGAGCTGCCCCTCATCCTCTATAGAAATTATGAAAAACAATATCCAGGTTCCACACTTTACCTAATACAGCAATGTCTTTTAGCGTTTTTCTTCAATTTGCAATTGAGTTTCATGACTGGTAATTGAGCCATCTTTCAAATAGACGGTGATTAGTGCTTTATATTGACCAGGCTTACCTACTGCCGATTTCCTTATCTGTCCTTCATTAATCCCTGTCTCCAGCTCTTCCATCTCCAGTATGGTTCTATCAAAAAGAAGTGTATCAGGGTCATACAGGTCAATCTTCACTCGCTTAGCTGGTTCAGCCATATATATTCGATACATATACATATCCTTAGAAAATGACTTCCATGTAAATTCAAATCCCATGGCTTTTGGATGATCTGCCGACTTATTGACAAACAAATAGGGAAGCTGATACGCTTTTTCGCCTTCCGTAAGCTTTAACCATCCTTGGTGCAAACCTTCTTCTAGTTGGGTAGTGGAGATAGACAATTTAATAGGAACTTTTCTTTTTTCTCCACCCTTTAAGGTGAACGATAGTGGTAAATTCCAACTTATCCCTTTTTCTTTCATTGGAATATCAAAAGAATACGTCTGTGGTTGATTTGTCATATTCTCTATTATTAACTTTTTCTCCTTATTCGTTGTTCCGCCATCCGCTTTTCCAAATGCAAGTAATGAATTATAGATAATTGTGTCTGTATCGATCGCCTGAGCCGGTCGAATTTCTCCGGCTCCTTGCACAATCGGATCCAAGCGTGCTCCTTCCTCTGTTTCCATCTGAGCTGTAGTCGTTTTCAACGCCCCAAACAACTGATTAACTGTCCAATCCGGCTTCGCTTCTTTAAGCAGGGCAATAGCCCCCGCGACATGTGGTGCTGCCATGCTCGTACCTTGTAACTCTTTATATCCCTCAGGAACTGTACTTATAATGGATGTCCCTGGAGCAAGGACATCTGGCTTAATATCCCAGTTTACGGTTACTGGTCCCCTAGAGCTAAAATTGGCAATGGAAACTGGCGTTTCTTTATAAATCGTTTCGACTCCTTTCGTTCCTTGTTTCATTTGTTCAATCAACCATTGGCCGCTTTTTTTAGTAATTTCTGCTACTGGTACGGTTAGTGGATCACTTTCATTCTCTACCATACCTTGGAATAATCCATCCTGATTATTATAAATTAACACTGCAACTGCTCCAGCCTTCTCTGCTTGTTTTGCTTTTTCATAAAAAGGAATTTTCCCTCGTTGAAGAAGCGCTATTTTACCAGATATATCTTTTCCGTCCTCTGCTTCGGCTATCGGGTAATATTTATCTAATGTCCATGGAAGAGATCCAACCATTGGTAAAAGAGGGATTTCCTTATTCATTACAGGTTCATACAAGAAAGGAGTTTTTGCAGGTGCACTTGTAGCGCCTACGGACAATGCTTTTGATGCTGTTGCCGGTGAACCAACTGTCCAGTTATTCGGTCCGTTATTTCCATTTGCAATTACTACAGCAATCCCTAGCTCTATGGCTCGATTTACGGCAATGCTAGTAGGGTAGTCCGGTCCATTTACGGTGTTTCCAAGAGATAGATTCATTACATCCACCCCATCTTTGGCCGCCCTTTCCATTGCAGCGATCACTTGAACGGAAGTCCCACTTCCCCCTGGACCAAGTGCCCGATATGCGTATATCTCTGCATTTGGGGCAACACCTTTAAGCTCCCCATCAGCAGCAATAATCCCTGCAACATGCGTACCATGTAATGTTGGAAGTCCTTCTTCAGGAAGAGTCTCCATCGGATCTTCATCCAAATCAACCAAGTCATATCCTTGCTGATAATTCTTTTTTAAATCTGGATGTGTATAGTCTATTCCTGTATCAATCACACCAACTTTCACACCATCCCCTGTGTAACCCGTATGGTTTATGGCAGATGGAAGCACAGCCTGGTGATCTCCATCCTTTTCAGTTATGCTTATTGCCTCATATGTTTGCACCCCATGCATACTTTTTATAAATTCAAGTGACTCCATTTTCTCCAGATCTTTTTCTTGAGCTTGTAAGGCCAATCCTTTAAAAAGAGTGTCATATGTTTCTACTACTTTTACAAACGGATGGTATGTTTTAATATACTTTTTATGTTCGAGTGGGTCCCCTTCAACTTCAATGATTACAGATTGGAGGTTTTCCTCATTTGAAGCTGCGTACGTTAATTGCACGGAATAAACGATGCTTGTAATTAATACTGATATCAAAAAAATATGCCGCATATACATGTACTCCTTTCCTAGGTAGTTTTAGGAATAAGAAGAAGTTTATACATGCAGCGACGGCTGGATTTTTTAATAAAAGGAAGAGTATTATGTAAGCATAAAAAGATTTTAACGACATTTTTCAAAAATAATGGTAATCAAATTATAGCCAGTTCCTACATTTCTCCAAAGGATATTTCTGCTCTCCTGCTGATTCATTTCTTCTCCGGCGGATTCTCTCGCTCTCCTGCTGATTTATTTCTCCTCCGGCGGATTCTTTCGCTCTCCTGCTGATTTACTTCCCCTTCTGCGGATTCTTTCGCTCTCCTGCCGATTTATTTCTTCTCCGGCGGATTCTCTATTCCCAGTTTCACCTGATTTTCCCCACTATTTCGCATTTTCCTCCTACTATGAAATGACGAGATAACATTTGTGCTCCAACATTTGCAATGGACCAAGAAAAATCAGCCTATATAGTAAAAAGACAATTCCACCTCGACAGGCAGAATTGTCTTTTTTAGTTAAAATAATTCACGATGGCATCAGCAATGCGGCGAGATGCTTCTCCATCTCCATATGGGTTGGAGGCTTTAGCCATTTCATCATATGCCCCTTGGTCAGATAGCAACTCATCAGCCAAGTTAAATATAGTATCTTCATTTGTTCCAGCCAATTTCAACGTTCCTGCATCAATTCCTTCTGGCCGTTCCGTTGTATCCCGTAACACGAGGACAGGAACACCTAAAGAAGGAGCTTCCTCTTGGACTCCGCCAGAATCAGTCAGGATCAGATGGGCACGTGCAGCGAAGTTATGGAAATCTACAACACTCAATGGTTCGATTAATTGAATTCGCTCATCATCACCTAAAATCTTATTTGCTGTTTCCTGAACAACTGGATTAAGGTGTACAGGGTAAATGACTTGAATATCATCATGCTTTTCAACCAACCGCTTGATCGCACGAAACATCTGTTGCATATTGTTACCCAAGTTTTCCCTGCGATGTGCTGTCATTAGCACGAGCCGCTTATCACCCATTGCATCAAGAATAGGGCTTGCATATGCTTCATCCACCGTTGTTTTCAAAGCATCAATTGCCGTATTACCAGTTACAACGATTTGCGATTCCGGTTTATTCTCACCCAGAAGATTTTGTTTTGACTTTTCAGTAGGAGAGAAATGCAGATCTGCCATCACCCCAGTAAGCTGACGGTTCATTTCTTCCGGATATGGAGAGTACTTATCCCATGTTCGAAGTCCTGCCTCCACATGTCCCACTGCGATTTGATTATAGTATGCAGCTAGAGATGCGGCGAAGGTGGTTGTCGTATCCCCATGAACAAGCACCATATCCGGCTGCGTCTCCTTCATTACTTCATCAAGGCCTTCAAGCGCCCGTGTTGTAATTTGCGCAAGGGTTTGTTGCTTTTTCATGATATTTAAATCATAATCAGGTGTTATTTGGAAGATATCAAGAACCTGATCAAGCATTTCCCGATGCTGTGCCGTTACTGTGACAATCGGTTCAAATTCCGGTCGCTTTTTTAATTCCAGTACAAGTGGGGCCATTTTAATCGCCTCTGGTCTTGTACCGAATATTGTCATTACTTTAATACGTTTCATTTGTCTCTCCACTCCAATAAAAGCGTATTTATTTATTATTTAGTGCCAAACAAACGATCTCCTGCATCTCCAAGTCCTGGCACGATATAACCATGCTCATTTAACTTTTCATCAAGCGCAGCTAAATAAATATCAACATCAGGATGTTCTTCTTTAAGCATTTCCACACCTTCAGGAGCAGCAACCAGGCACATCAAACGAATATTCTGAGCTCCTCGTTTCTTCAATGAGTGAATGGTCTCATTTGCTGAACCACCAGTAGCAAGCATTGGATCAATGACGATTAATTCACGTTCATGAATGTCAGATGGTAATTTAATATAGTATTCAACAGGCTGTAGTGTTTCTGGATCGCGGTATAGACCAACGTGTCCAACTTTAGCTGCAGGAATCAACTTTAGCATACCGTCTACCATCCCTAAACCTGCACGTAGGATAGGCACCAAACCAATTTTCTTTCCTGCAAGCACACTGGCACTAGCCTCAGTCACTGGTGTTTCTACAATTTTCTCTTGTAATGGTAAATTTCTTGTGATTTCAAATGCCATAAGCATTGCAACTTCATCTACCAGTTCGCGAAATTCCTTCGTCCCAGTGTTTTTATCTCTTATATAAGTTAGCTTATGCTGAATTAACGGATGATCCAACACGAAAACATTACCCATTCTTCCGATCACTCCTTAAGTATAATTCTATCCTTAAAATTGTACTCAAAAATCGACAAGCTTTCAAGCGATCTCCGAGGTTTTGTCGAAAACACTTCATAAAACTTCTTGTTTACTAGTTTGCACAAACGATTTGTATATATTTCTCACTATTACTTTTCACCAATCAAAAGACAGCATAACCCGCCATTTGAGGCGTGCTATGCTGTCTATTTTCTTATGCGTAAATTGGTAACTTACTCGTTAACTGCTGCACTCGTTCTGCAGCTTCTTTTAGTTTTGCTTCATCTTCATGATTTTTAAGTGTAAGTGAAATAATTGCAGCAATTTCCTTCATTTCCTCAACCCCAAAGCCACGGGTAGTAACAGCTGCAGTACCAATCCGTACACCACTTGTTACAAATGGGCTTTCTGTATCAAACGGAATTGTGTTTTTATTTGTAGTAATTCCAATATCATCCAAAACTTTCTCTGCAACTTTTCCTGTAAGACCAAGTGTAGTCACATCCAATAGTAATAGATGGTTATCGGTACCACCGGAAACGATACGAATTCCTTCTTCATTCAATGCTTCTCCCAGCTTTTGGGCGTTTTGAATAATTTGCTGAGAATATGTTTTAAAGTCATCAGATAATGCCTCTTTAAAAGAAGTTGCTTTGGCTGCAATAATATGCATCAATGGACCACCCTGCATGCCAGGGAAAACAGACTTATCGATTTTCTTTGCATATTCTTCTTTACAGAAAATCATCCCTCCACGCGGACCACGAAGCGTTTTATGTGTTGTTGTTGTAACAAAGTCAGCATATGGTACTGGATTCGGATGAAGGCCTGCGGCTACAAGTCCCGCGATATGTGCCATATCAACAAGCAAATAAGCACCAACAGCGTCGGCAATTTCGCGGAATTTAGCAAAATCAATAATACGAGAATAGGCACTTGCCCCAGCTACGATTAATTTCGGTTGAACTTCTTTTGCCTTCTCTAAAACAACGTCATAATCCAGCTGCTCTGTTTCTTTATCCACACCATAATCAACGAAATTATATAAGGTTCCACTGAAATTGACGGGGCTACCATGTGTTAAATGGCCACCATGGTTCAAGTTCATACCAAGCACAGTGTCTCCAGGCTCTAAAACAGTAAAGTATACCGCCATGTTCGCCTGTGCACCGGAATGTGGCTGAACATTTGCGTGGTCAGCACCGAATAGTTGCTTTGCGCGATCACGGGCAAGGTCTTCTACGACATCCACATGCTCACAGCCTCCATAGTATCTTTTTCCAGGATAACCTTCTGCATATTTGTTCGTTAAGACAGAACCCATTGCTTCCATCACTGCTTCAGAAACAAAGTTTTCGGAAGCGATTAATTCAATCTTATCCTGCTGACGCTTTTTTTCAGCCTGAATTGCTTCATATAATTCATTGTCTGCTTGTTTAACATGTTCCATGATATAGCCTCCTATGTAATGAATAAATTTTTAAACTATTTACATTGCAGTTTACCATAAAATTTTAATTACGTGCACCTGTTATTTGCACTCGTATTTTCATAATTTGCCCGTTGGCCTCCAATTAACTTAGGTCGGGTTCTTGCTATAGTAACCCGGGCATTACCGATATACTTTTGCTTAAAGCGCACTGGAACAGCAACATGCTTTAGATGCATGCCGATCATTGTCTCTCCGATATCCATTCCTGCATGAGCTTTTACCGACTCTACGACAACTGGATCTTTCATATATTTATAGGCATAGGAAGCCATAGATCCACCTGCTGTTGGAACAGGGATAACCGATACTTCTTCCAGTTGATGCGCTTCCTGTGTTTCTCTTTCCATGACAAGTGCTCTGTTCAAGTGCTCACAGCATTGGTAAACTAGTTTAATACCAGTGTTTTCTTTTAAAGATTCCAATGCTTCGAAAATATGTGCAGCAACAGATTCACTTCCTGACGTACCAATATGCTTACCGGCAACTTCACTTGTTGAGCAGCCAATGACAAAAAGATTCCCTTTAGAAAGAAGTCCAGCGTGCTTCCATTCCTCTACGATCGCTTCCAAGTCTTTCGTAATTTGTTCGTGATTATTTGTCATCGCTTATTCACCTGCCAATTAGAAAAATAGTTTATTTATCTTCATACGTACCAATTTTACCAATTCGATTAGCATGACGCCCACCATCAAATGGTGTTTCCAGCCAAACCTTAGCAATTTCACGAGCCAAGCCAGGACCAACGACACGCTCTCCCAAAGCCAAGACGTTAGAATCATTGTGCTGTCTGGTTAGCTTCGCAGAATACACATCATGGGTTAACGCACAGCGGATTCCTCTTACCTTATTCGCTGCAATGGACATGCCAATCCCTGTTCCGCATATAAAGATACCTCTATCAAACTCTCCTTTTGCAATTCGTTCCGCAGCAGGCAAAGCATAATCCGGATAATCGACGGAGGATTCACAGCTGCATCCAGTGTCTTCATATTCCATTCCCATCTCATCCAAAAGGTCCTTCACTTCATTTCTCACAGTCATTCCCGCATGGTCTGCTGTAATAATTACCTTCATATGACAAAACTCCTTTTTATAAATCTATCTCTATGATACCGTAAATTTCGTCAATTGTTTACTTAAACCGTTTGCTTGTTCTTCCAGTTCATGAGCCAATTGATCCACCCGTTCAATTGTTGCGGCCTGTTCATGTATGGATGCATTCATTTCTTCTGCTCCAGCCGACGTTTCTTCCGCAATTGCTGCTACCTCCTGTGATTGTTTCACCGTGTTTTGAATGGATTCCAATTGCTTATCTACTAATTTTGAAATCATATCAATTTCTGCAGCTACTTCTTGAACAGATCCTGACATTTGCTCAATTGCATGATTGGTATTTTCACCCTGTTCTGCTTCTTTGTTCGCATAAATGACATTATCATTTATCTTCTTCACTACCAAATCCACATCCTGCTGGATAGCTGTAATTAGATCAGATATACGATGAACGGCCTGTCCACTTTGATCAGCAAGTTTACGAACCTCCTCGGCAACAACAGCGAATCCTCTTCCATGCTCTCCGGCCCTTGCGGCTTCAATAGATGCATTTAGTGCCAAAAGATTTGTCTGTTCAGCAATACCACCTACCATGGAGATAATTGATTCCACCTGTAATGCATTTTGCTTTAAATGATTAACATCAGCCAAAGACGCTTCTTGATCTTCTGCAAGCTTATGAATACCTGTCACCAACTGATTTACTGCCTTTCTGCTATATGTCAGAACTTCAAGCATATTCGTTGATTTATCCTTTGACTGGCTTGCTTTATGCTGTACCTCACCTGCCAGTTCAGTTGCCATTTCAACAGATTCCGCTGTATTTTGAATTGCTTCCGAAGAGCTTTCTGCACCTCTTGAGATATCATCAATGGAAGAGCGAATTATCAAAGAATGCTGTGCAGCCTGATCAGACACTTCCTTCATATAGATAACCGACTTATTTGTCTTATTAAAATGTTCATCAATTCCTTGCACCATTGCTGTTAAGCTTTTTAACATTTTATCAAAAGCAATGCCAAGAGACCTTATCTCATCATCCGATTTAGAAATTTCAATTTCCTGCTCCAAATTACCATCTGCAGCCATTGACGCTGCTTTTTCCAATTTTTCCAAAGGGCGGGTAATCATTGTCG contains the following coding sequences:
- a CDS encoding S8 family serine peptidase, yielding MRHIFLISVLITSIVYSVQLTYAASNEENLQSVIIEVEGDPLEHKKYIKTYHPFVKVVETYDTLFKGLALQAQEKDLEKMESLEFIKSMHGVQTYEAISITEKDGDHQAVLPSAINHTGYTGDGVKVGVIDTGIDYTHPDLKKNYQQGYDLVDLDEDPMETLPEEGLPTLHGTHVAGIIAADGELKGVAPNAEIYAYRALGPGGSGTSVQVIAAMERAAKDGVDVMNLSLGNTVNGPDYPTSIAVNRAIELGIAVVIANGNNGPNNWTVGSPATASKALSVGATSAPAKTPFLYEPVMNKEIPLLPMVGSLPWTLDKYYPIAEAEDGKDISGKIALLQRGKIPFYEKAKQAEKAGAVAVLIYNNQDGLFQGMVENESDPLTVPVAEITKKSGQWLIEQMKQGTKGVETIYKETPVSIANFSSRGPVTVNWDIKPDVLAPGTSIISTVPEGYKELQGTSMAAPHVAGAIALLKEAKPDWTVNQLFGALKTTTAQMETEEGARLDPIVQGAGEIRPAQAIDTDTIIYNSLLAFGKADGGTTNKEKKLIIENMTNQPQTYSFDIPMKEKGISWNLPLSFTLKGGEKRKVPIKLSISTTQLEEGLHQGWLKLTEGEKAYQLPYLFVNKSADHPKAMGFEFTWKSFSKDMYMYRIYMAEPAKRVKIDLYDPDTLLFDRTILEMEELETGINEGQIRKSAVGKPGQYKALITVYLKDGSITSHETQLQIEEKR
- a CDS encoding TIGR01440 family protein, producing MTNNHEQITKDLEAIVEEWKHAGLLSKGNLFVIGCSTSEVAGKHIGTSGSESVAAHIFEALESLKENTGIKLVYQCCEHLNRALVMERETQEAHQLEEVSVIPVPTAGGSMASYAYKYMKDPVVVESVKAHAGMDIGETMIGMHLKHVAVPVRFKQKYIGNARVTIARTRPKLIGGQRANYENTSANNRCT
- the rpiB gene encoding ribose 5-phosphate isomerase B; this translates as MKVIITADHAGMTVRNEVKDLLDEMGMEYEDTGCSCESSVDYPDYALPAAERIAKGEFDRGIFICGTGIGMSIAANKVRGIRCALTHDVYSAKLTRQHNDSNVLALGERVVGPGLAREIAKVWLETPFDGGRHANRIGKIGTYEDK
- the atpE gene encoding F0F1 ATP synthase subunit C → MGALAAAIAVGLGALGAGVGNGLIVSRTVEGIARQPELKGQLQTTMFIGVGLVEAMPIIAVVIALMVM
- a CDS encoding ATP synthase subunit I, encoding MSQYENMIARQRKWMFYLLALLVLGAGFTPYSRIFLGLLLGSSVSFYNLYLLQKKIADFTDAVADKQPARGLGTVSRFAAAALVIIIAMRFDTYFHIISVLIGLMTSYLVIMIDFAIFKNKN
- the wecB gene encoding non-hydrolyzing UDP-N-acetylglucosamine 2-epimerase, coding for MKRIKVMTIFGTRPEAIKMAPLVLELKKRPEFEPIVTVTAQHREMLDQVLDIFQITPDYDLNIMKKQQTLAQITTRALEGLDEVMKETQPDMVLVHGDTTTTFAASLAAYYNQIAVGHVEAGLRTWDKYSPYPEEMNRQLTGVMADLHFSPTEKSKQNLLGENKPESQIVVTGNTAIDALKTTVDEAYASPILDAMGDKRLVLMTAHRRENLGNNMQQMFRAIKRLVEKHDDIQVIYPVHLNPVVQETANKILGDDERIQLIEPLSVVDFHNFAARAHLILTDSGGVQEEAPSLGVPVLVLRDTTERPEGIDAGTLKLAGTNEDTIFNLADELLSDQGAYDEMAKASNPYGDGEASRRIADAIVNYFN
- the glyA gene encoding serine hydroxymethyltransferase, which codes for MEHVKQADNELYEAIQAEKKRQQDKIELIASENFVSEAVMEAMGSVLTNKYAEGYPGKRYYGGCEHVDVVEDLARDRAKQLFGADHANVQPHSGAQANMAVYFTVLEPGDTVLGMNLNHGGHLTHGSPVNFSGTLYNFVDYGVDKETEQLDYDVVLEKAKEVQPKLIVAGASAYSRIIDFAKFREIADAVGAYLLVDMAHIAGLVAAGLHPNPVPYADFVTTTTHKTLRGPRGGMIFCKEEYAKKIDKSVFPGMQGGPLMHIIAAKATSFKEALSDDFKTYSQQIIQNAQKLGEALNEEGIRIVSGGTDNHLLLLDVTTLGLTGKVAEKVLDDIGITTNKNTIPFDTESPFVTSGVRIGTAAVTTRGFGVEEMKEIAAIISLTLKNHEDEAKLKEAAERVQQLTSKLPIYA
- the upp gene encoding uracil phosphoribosyltransferase, giving the protein MGNVFVLDHPLIQHKLTYIRDKNTGTKEFRELVDEVAMLMAFEITRNLPLQEKIVETPVTEASASVLAGKKIGLVPILRAGLGMVDGMLKLIPAAKVGHVGLYRDPETLQPVEYYIKLPSDIHERELIVIDPMLATGGSANETIHSLKKRGAQNIRLMCLVAAPEGVEMLKEEHPDVDIYLAALDEKLNEHGYIVPGLGDAGDRLFGTK
- the atpB gene encoding F0F1 ATP synthase subunit A → MDHTAPIVEDVFGISWLDFNMSNVLMMFITSLIVFVLCVLGARKLQMKPTGAQNVMEWVLDFVKGIINDTMDWKTGKLFLPLALTLFTYILVGNLLGVATNGVVGHDVWWKSPTADPGITLTLSSMVIVLSHFYGIKLRGGSEYVKDYFRPLPFLFPIKIVEEFANTLTLGLRLFGNLYAGEVLLSLLVGLTTSGVLGFLGGAIPFLAWQGFSVFIGGIQAFIFTMLAMVYMSHKVSEDH
- a CDS encoding methyl-accepting chemotaxis protein, which codes for MEKKKYRFSLRLKLVLLTTVLAIITYSCSAFFLYVIYDYVQAFWQISKELFTILTLSLGIFWSGVLAYFAATMITRPLEKLEKAASMAADGNLEQEIEISKSDDEIRSLGIAFDKMLKSLTAMVQGIDEHFNKTNKSVIYMKEVSDQAAQHSLIIRSSIDDISRGAESSSEAIQNTAESVEMATELAGEVQHKASQSKDKSTNMLEVLTYSRKAVNQLVTGIHKLAEDQEASLADVNHLKQNALQVESIISMVGGIAEQTNLLALNASIEAARAGEHGRGFAVVAEEVRKLADQSGQAVHRISDLITAIQQDVDLVVKKINDNVIYANKEAEQGENTNHAIEQMSGSVQEVAAEIDMISKLVDKQLESIQNTVKQSQEVAAIAEETSAGAEEMNASIHEQAATIERVDQLAHELEEQANGLSKQLTKFTVS